Proteins encoded in a region of the Pieris brassicae chromosome 3, ilPieBrab1.1, whole genome shotgun sequence genome:
- the LOC123707576 gene encoding armadillo repeat-containing protein 7 translates to MFSSLSYLKKHTPENGTDRESYLSVLVDEYLNSNSVDAKCQVLANLANFAYDPINYVFIRDVGVYDIFLYVIKNEANSQLLHFAAAGICNLCSDPLNVDYLMKHDGVKPLENLLTSTHSETVADVITTFIQIYNNTSISNDSQVIRQIETLKTSEYRVISNLAHIFLETQKKS, encoded by the exons ATGTTTTCAAGTTTATCATACTTGAAGAAACATACTCCAGAAAATGGAACTGATCGTGAAAGTTATTTATCGGTATTAGTggatgaatatttaaattcaaattctgTTG ATGCTAAATGCCAAGTACTTGCAAATTTGGCTAATTTTGCTTATGACCCGATCAATTACGTATTTATCCGCGATGTTGGTGTTTATGACatctttttatatgttataaaaaatgaagCTAACTCCCAATTGCTACATTTTGCAGCAGCTGGGATTTGCAATTTATGTTCAG ATCCCCTGAATGTTGACTATTTGATGAAACATGATGGAGTCAAACCTCTGGAAAATTTGTTGACGTCAACACACAGTGAGACTGTTGCAGATGTCATAACTACATTTATACagatttataacaatacatcAATTTCAAATGATTCCCAGGTTATTCGTCAAattgaaacattaaaaacatcaGAATATAGAGTAATATCAAATCTCgcacatatatttttagagaCCCAGAAAAAGTCATGA